From the genome of Pirellulaceae bacterium:
GTAATGGACTCAAGATGCTGGCCACCCATCCTCCGCTCGGCGTCAAAAAACTGAAGGAATTATCTCAGCTTAGTAGCAAACTGGCCCTCGATTCAGAAGACATCGCCTTTACATTGGCTCCACGCTTGAACGCGGCTGGCCGATTGGGGCAGGCGCAATTGGGCGTAGAGTTGCTAGTGACCCAAGAGGAGGCACGCGCCGCCGCGCTGGCCAGCTACATCCTAGAACTGAACGAGACTCGCAATAAACTGGAACGCTCCATTCACCTTGCAGCTTCCAAGCAGCTCAAACAAGTACACTCTATCCAGGACGACCCAGCCTTCGTGCTGACTTCGCCGGGCTGGCATCCGGGAGTGATCGGCATTGTGGCCGCCAAGCTGGCTGAAAAATATCATCGCCCCGTTGTGCTGATCGCTCAAGATAAACTGGGTACCAAGCCGGCAATTGGCTCTGGCCGCAGTCCTAACGGCGTCAATCTGCATCAGGCGTTGCTGCAGTGCCGCGAGCTGCTGGTTAGCGGTGGCGGACACGCCGCTGCCGCCGGTCTGAAGATCAACGAAGGCAATTTATCCACGTTTCGCGCAGCGTTTTTGGAGGCGGTTGCCGAGCAGTCGTCAGATGTCCAACACGGAGCTGAATTGGAATTCGACGCCGAAGCCGCCTTGGGCCAGCTAGACTTGTCCACCATGATACAAATTGAGCAGCTTGCACCGTTCGGCATGAGCAACTCGCGACCTCTGTTTTGCGCCACGGCCGTTCGCATGGACCAGCCGCCCAAGCCGTTGGGAGACAGCGGTAAGCACCTCAGTATGCAGCTTGTGCAACATGGCTGGAAGATGCGCGCTGTGGCCTTTGGACATGCTGAAGAATGGTTGCCAACCCTTATGCAACACACCGACGACTTGATTGATTTGGCGTTTCGTCCAGTGATCAACGAGTATCGTGGCTTTCGAAAGGTCGAGCTGCACCTGGTGGATTGGCGGCTGCACAGCCAGCAACCTGCCAGCTTGCTGTCAGTCGGTTAGACAATGGCCAAGTCTCTTATCCGTCTAACTGAAAACCGTCCGCCAGAATTCCACCCTTGCACAAGATGGGAATGCCATCGCGAATCAAACAGGGAGCTTGCGCATCGCTGCTCTCGGTGGCCTGACGATTTTCGATAGTCACGTTTCGGCCAACTTGAACATTCTTATCTAGAATGGCACCGACGATTTTCGATCCGTCGCCAATCCCCAGCGGCGGCTGTCCCAGTTGCTGGTGACGAGCCAGATCCTGAGCTGTATCCATGAAGTCGGCACCCATGATAATACTGTCTTTAATGGTCACGCCGTCACCGATCACGCACCGCAGTCCAATCATACTATTTTCGATGACAGTCCCCTGGCCGATGCGGCAGCCATCGGCAATCAGGCTGCCGCGAATGGTCGCTCCATTAAGAAGTGACGGTGGCAAAAACCTCGCCCGACTATAAACCGGCTCATCTTGCTGCCAGAAATCGAACGGTGCATTGGGTTTGGTCAGTGACAAATTGGCATCGTAAAAAGCCCGAATGGTTCCAATGTCTTCCCAGTAATCGTCGAATAAATGCACCTGAACCTTGCGACTGCGGATGGCAGCCGGGAACACCTCTTTGCCAAAATCTCGGTAGTCCGTTTTGGCAAGTATTTCAAACAACAGATCACGCTTGAAAATATACAGTCCCATACTGGCTAAACAATCGCGACCTTTTGAGTCAACGCCTTGGGCGTCGATCCATGCCGGATCCATGCGTACCAAATCAAGTTCTTTGTCAGTCTGTGGCTTTTCCAAAAACCCTGTGACTCGACCGCGCGCATCGCAGCGCATCACGCCGAGCGCGCGCGCGGCCTGGCGCTGGACGGGCAAGGCGGCGATGGTCACGTCGGCTTGGTTGAGAATGTGCGTCCGCAACATGTCCGCATAGTTCATACGGTAGAGCTGATCGCCTGACAGAATCAAAATGTACTCAATTCCGCGCTGATCGACATGCCGCAGATTCTTGCGAACGGCGTCAGCGGTACCTTCGTACCAATCCGTACCGCCCTCCATTGTCTGCTGCGCCGCCAGTAGTTCGACAAAGCCTCCGGAAAACTGGTCAAACCTGTAAGACTGGCGAATATGACGATGCAAAGAATTTGACAGGAACTGCGTCAGTACAAATATCTTGTTGATATTGCTGTGAATGCAGTTGGAAATGGGAATGTCGATCAAGCGGTACTTGGCGGCCAAAGGCACCGCTGGCTTGGCTCGATACTGTGTCAGCGGGTACAAACGCGATCCGCGGCCTCCGCCGAGGATCAAGGCAGTAACTTTACGCGGGTCGACATCAAACATCGTGGTGCTCACCTGACACAATCGTGGGAGAATCTTCTCGTTCGTTGGCACGGGCAATAGTTGTCGCAGCCAATTCATTGCCGTCAACATAGGCGGCATAAGTGCTCGTCACCCCTGGCTTCGAAAGGCAGCATAACACCAGCCGCGACTTGGCGAAAGGACCGATGGCCTGAAGCGTTTGCAAGTTAAGCCCGCCAGTGATTGAAAATGAATTTTCCATAAAAAATCGTTGAACTAAGCGTGCGTTCGTTAAATCATTGACCGATGGCACCCAGGTTCTTCGGGATTGCAACCGGTCGCCATTACGGCAATTCGCCAACCTTTGATTGCAAACGATGATTAACACACCTTCCATGGCGCGGTACGATAGGTCCAGAAGTGCTTGACGCGGTTACGAAGATTGATGATCACAAAAAGTCACAACATCCATGGATCCCCTAACGCTTGCTCAACAGCTGATCAACTGCGATTCGGACACTGCATGCACCAATGCCCAGTGCGCATCGCTGATCCAGCGACTGTTGCAACAACGCGGCTTTGAGGTTCATACGCTTGCCTATCGCGATTTGCACGGCTGTGAAAAGGTCAACCTGTCAGCCGTGCGGGCGATTGGCAACTCTACCGTGGGCGGACTAGCCTTCTTCTGCCACAGCGATGTGGTTTCCAGTGACGGCTGGAGAGTCGCCCATGGTGCCGGACCGAACGATGCTGCCGTGCACGATGGCCGGTTGTGGGGTCGCGGTGCCTGCGACATGAAGGGCCCCATTGCATCGGCACTGGCGGCGATCGACCAGCTAGATGCCGCCGATCAGCGTGCCCCCATTTATTTTTTCGTGACGGGCGACGAAGAATGTGGAATGTTGGGCGCTGAGCATTTAGTCAAACGATGTCCGCTCTATCGCCGGGCGGTAACGTCACAGTCGGTAGGTATTGTTACCGAGCCTACCGAAATGCGTGTGGTCAATGCGCATAAGGGTGGCTGCCGCTTTCGAGTTGTGGCTCACGGCGTGGCTGCACATAGTAGTACCAGTGGCGGACTCAACGCCAATTGGCAGCTTATTCGTTGGCTCGGTCAATTGCAAACGTTAGCACAAGACATTGAGAAAAACCCGAGCCTGCTCAATCCCACCTTCGACCCCCCGCATTTGAATTTGAATATCGTCATTCGCAATCAACCTGCGGAATTCAATATCTCGGTAGGTCAAGCTAGTTGCGAGGTATTTTTGCGCACCATGCCGGATACACAATGGCAGCGCTTGGTCGACCAGCTGACCACAGCGGCCCGCGAAATGCGGCTGGAAGTCACGGCGATCTCCAGCCTGCCACCACTTTCAACGCCCGCCGATCGACCATTTGTTATTCAGTCACTGGAAACCGTCAAGCAACAGGCCCCGGCAGCGATTGGCTATGCCACCGACGCTTGCCGCTTCAGCGATATGCAGGACTTAATTGTGCTCGGTCCAGGCAGTGTCCATCAAGCACATCGCTGCGACGAATGGATTGCCCTCGATCAACTGCAGCTTGGCGCTGAAATCTATTCCAAGCTATTGCGGCAGTTCGTTGCCAATTAGGTAGCGACCGTCGCCAGAGGGTGGAGCCCCAGTTCACCCAGCGTCTTGGCGGCGGTGTCTACTGGGTTACTTTTGCTGCTTGCCTAAGGGGCTATCGGCTAGAGTGCGCAGACCCTGCAGCACTAACTGCGGCACTTCCACGATTGGACCGTCCAGATGCGGAGCCAACACCGGACCATCACCGCCGCTGAGCACGATGGGTACCTGGGGTCCATACTGCATCCGATAGCGATCGACCAAGTGCCTCACTCCACCAACCAAACTGCTGGACGCTCCCGCCAACATCGCCGCTTGGGTATTGCGTCCGGGCAACGGCGGTAGCACCATCAGCTCGCTGGCTTCCACCTCCGGTAGCAAGTCCGCTGCACTGCCAAGCAAACGCAAGATCATCGGCACTCCGGGCAAAATCGCTCCGCCTTGAAAGGCATCGTGACGGTTCGGTTCGGCGTGTTGATCATCAACTCGAATTACCAAATCAACGGTTACTGCAGATCCGGCTTGAATCACAATAGCTGGACGCTGCTGAACGACACGGCTGGCGGCTAGCGCTGCTAACAATCGATCAATTCCGACCTGGTGGGGCAAATCCACGTCCACTCGCAGAGGAATGCTGCGATAATCCACCACCTGCATAGTTTGGCAGGGCACCGATTGCAGGAACCTTTGCAATACGGCAGTAGCCGGCCGATTGACGCTGCTGATCCACCACTGTGTATTCTGGCGGGAATCGATCAGTGGTTCAAGCTGACTCGTCCACCGCTCGTCGTCCGGAGCATACGTCTCCTGGCCATTGGACTTCACAAAGCGCAGCCAATTGATTCGTAGTGGAGTCGCCAGTGGAGCCTGCGGATCGAGAGGCAACCGCACCACGCGAGCACCGCTGTTACCGATGTCGACCGCCAAGCGCTGGTCTTGCGTTTCATGCTGATTCATCACAGGTCGCCAACACCGTACATCGGCTTGATGACACGCGTGTAAAAGCCACCTCCCAGCACAGCCCCCAAAGTCGGCGCAACGATGTAGACTGTTAACCAACTCCAATCGCTTCCCAGGGGCAGCGCAATTTGCCCCCACCCAGCCAGCGACGAGAATAACCGCGGCGCGAAATCGCGGGCCGGATTGAAACAGGCCTGCGTTACCGGAGCGATAACTGATATCAACAGGGAAACCGTCAATCCGATAAAGATGGGAGCTGTCTTTGCGCCCGGGCCTCCCTGATTTCGTAAATCGGTCATTGCCAGCACCATCACAGCTAAGATGGATGTGCCCAATAGTTCGGCGAAGAATGCACCGGAATGCGTGACTGTTTTGCGTAACTCTGCGTGCTCATCGGCGCGATACGGCGTTGTACCGGCTGCCAAGCCGCCTGGCGCTGGAAAGAATTCACCGTAACAACAGGCTGTGATCTCGCTGCCGGGTTGGCCACGCACCACCTGCTTGATAGATTCTACGGCCGCAAGCTTCGGCGAAAAAATTGCGTACAGTGCTGCCGCTGCCAAGAATGCTCCCAACAACTGCGCGCCGATATATGGTAAAACTCGCTCGCCAGGAAATCGGTTCCAACAATACATGGCCACCGTGATCGCCGGGTTGATATGTGCTCCGCTAATGCCACCAAAAGCATAAGCCGCCAGCATGATTGCTACACCCCAGACAATGGCGACTTGCCACAGGCCCGCTTGAGCCCCGAACAACACGGCTGCATGTACGGCACCACAGCCGAAAAAAATAAGTACAAACGTCCCAAGAATCTCTGCGATGACACAGTCACGCAAAGTCGGTTGCGGTGCATTCAAGTTGCCCTCTCCCCAGTTTGATGTTTTCCGTCAACGCTGCCGGCTGGCCAGTCAGCTCGATCGCTGGCGGCGTCAGTACGTTAGCTATTTTACATGACGGACGCAACCACACTGGCCATGCGGTCACCAACTTCAACATCATCAGCAGTGCTCAACGACTGTTGGCAGCCATGGGCACTTGGTGAGAAAGTACTAGTTGCTCGGCTTCCAAAAGAATTGCCGATCAGGCATAGTGTTCAGAGGTGGCGCGTCGGGATATGTACCGTCGAACCACGGCTGATTCTGATAATTGGGCTGCAGCGGAAAACCTTGTGGATTACCACCGCCCCAAGGTGCTTGCCAGCCTGACGGTCCAAACCCCCAGCCCGGTCCGCTCCACCCGGGCCCACCACCATGTCCGGAACCACCACCCACGGGTCCAGGTGGCATTGGGAACCCAAAGCCGAGACCGCTACCGAAGAACATGCCGTATGGAGTGGGTGGTCCCCAGGCATCGTAGGGTACTCCGTAGGGTCGATATGGAAACCGCCAATGTTCGTAGGGCACAACCGGTGCTCCCCACTGCTCAGTCACGTGATAGTTGTCTGCCGATTGACCGGCTTGCAGAGTACTGCGGAAGTGGCGATAGCCGCTGCGCACCACGTCGGTTCGATTGGGGCCCATCGGTTCGACCGGCGGCGTATGTTGGTCAACTCGGCAGCCTGTACAGCTGTGGGTGTAGGTTGACTGCCATGTCATCCACTCACCAGCTGCCTGGCGCTGTGAGAATACAATCGTGATCATCGCTAGCGCGGCGCTCAACGATAAACGTCGACCGGCAGAATGTAGCCGAGAGGCAATAGATTGATTGGTCCGCTTGGTCATACGTTCCAGACTAGTCTGACTGTCCGAAACGCAAGTCCTCGCAAGGCACTTACCTTAGAAAACAGCTCGGTGAGCTTGCAATTTGACGACTCTGCCGCCGATAGCGGCCACTTAACCCGCACAACGCGCATTTTCGTTACATGGCTGGCGCAGCTTTACCTTGAAAGATAAACCAAGCTCCCAGCGCAATCAGCCCAAAACCGGCCGCGTGACGCCAGCCGAGTGGCTCTTTGAGTACCCACACGGAAAAGCCGGCGAAGACCAGCAGCGTGATGATCTCTTGAATCGTCTTTAGCTCGGCCGCCGAGTAAGTCGCATGCCCCCAGCGATTAGCCGGAACCGCAAAACAATACTCGACCAGCGCAATACCCCAGCTAGCTAGGATGACTAACACCAACGGCGCCGCCTTGTACTTTAAGTGACCATACCAGGCCAGGGTCATGAAGATGTTCGAGATCGACAGGAGCAATATAGGCATCATGTTCGTCGACATCATCGAGCATCTGCTACTTTGGGTAGTCATTCAGATCGATTGTCACGGATTCCATCCCGGGCCTCACTTCGATTGCAATCGGAGTTGAAGCCGCAAAACCGAACGTCGCACCAAAGCGCGGCGGCATAGGATTGTCGCGACTATTGAGTGCCTTGAAATCCTGCAACGTCACCCGATGCCAACCAACTAATGCCCCCGACTGTTGCTTATCGCCGTACAACTGCAAGGTGAAAGTTCCGTCAGCTGCCGTATCAGCAAAAGACAATGGACCGCTCAGTCCCTTTTCTGGGTCCGGCAAGAACTCAACGTGCACGTACTCTAGCGGCTTGCCGCCCTTCACAACTTTTCCGCTAACTTCAGTAATTGCCTGATTGCTTCCGCAGCCTGAAACGACAACCAGAAGCGCAGCAGTTAGCAATTTTCTCATAGATGTCCTGCGTGTTTTGCGGCACCCACCAATTTGTCGTGTAGGTAGAAAATGCCGCTTGAAGTTGCAAATCTCAAACTCTGCTCTCGAACCGAAATCACCAAGCCCCCATGGCTAATAGTCACCAGCGATGATTTCGCCTTTGGCTTTGGTGGACAGAGCCTGGTAAGTTACCAAGTCAACTCGATCGGCAACGAACCGAACGGAGCCATCGGA
Proteins encoded in this window:
- the recJ gene encoding single-stranded-DNA-specific exonuclease RecJ, whose amino-acid sequence is MRGTVGMADKKWKFVPHDRVLIQRLSEQAKISPVVAQLLLRRGISEPQAAQEFLEAKLSGLRPPEELPGVPQAVEQIMRARDAGHEIVVHGDYDADGMTGTAILFRCLSLLGCKASYFLPNRMEEGYGLHADIVERFAAQGKRMIVTVDCGIASIEAADRARQLGVSVIITDHHRFGDRLPAADAIVHPALPDAGYPFVDLCGAGVAFKLAWALCQHHTGSPKVAQHLRDFLLQALGLAAIGTVADVVPLIDENRILVRNGLKMLATHPPLGVKKLKELSQLSSKLALDSEDIAFTLAPRLNAAGRLGQAQLGVELLVTQEEARAAALASYILELNETRNKLERSIHLAASKQLKQVHSIQDDPAFVLTSPGWHPGVIGIVAAKLAEKYHRPVVLIAQDKLGTKPAIGSGRSPNGVNLHQALLQCRELLVSGGGHAAAAGLKINEGNLSTFRAAFLEAVAEQSSDVQHGAELEFDAEAALGQLDLSTMIQIEQLAPFGMSNSRPLFCATAVRMDQPPKPLGDSGKHLSMQLVQHGWKMRAVAFGHAEEWLPTLMQHTDDLIDLAFRPVINEYRGFRKVELHLVDWRLHSQQPASLLSVG
- a CDS encoding glucose-1-phosphate adenylyltransferase — translated: MFDVDPRKVTALILGGGRGSRLYPLTQYRAKPAVPLAAKYRLIDIPISNCIHSNINKIFVLTQFLSNSLHRHIRQSYRFDQFSGGFVELLAAQQTMEGGTDWYEGTADAVRKNLRHVDQRGIEYILILSGDQLYRMNYADMLRTHILNQADVTIAALPVQRQAARALGVMRCDARGRVTGFLEKPQTDKELDLVRMDPAWIDAQGVDSKGRDCLASMGLYIFKRDLLFEILAKTDYRDFGKEVFPAAIRSRKVQVHLFDDYWEDIGTIRAFYDANLSLTKPNAPFDFWQQDEPVYSRARFLPPSLLNGATIRGSLIADGCRIGQGTVIENSMIGLRCVIGDGVTIKDSIIMGADFMDTAQDLARHQQLGQPPLGIGDGSKIVGAILDKNVQVGRNVTIENRQATESSDAQAPCLIRDGIPILCKGGILADGFQLDG
- a CDS encoding M20/M25/M40 family metallo-hydrolase, encoding MDPLTLAQQLINCDSDTACTNAQCASLIQRLLQQRGFEVHTLAYRDLHGCEKVNLSAVRAIGNSTVGGLAFFCHSDVVSSDGWRVAHGAGPNDAAVHDGRLWGRGACDMKGPIASALAAIDQLDAADQRAPIYFFVTGDEECGMLGAEHLVKRCPLYRRAVTSQSVGIVTEPTEMRVVNAHKGGCRFRVVAHGVAAHSSTSGGLNANWQLIRWLGQLQTLAQDIEKNPSLLNPTFDPPHLNLNIVIRNQPAEFNISVGQASCEVFLRTMPDTQWQRLVDQLTTAAREMRLEVTAISSLPPLSTPADRPFVIQSLETVKQQAPAAIGYATDACRFSDMQDLIVLGPGSVHQAHRCDEWIALDQLQLGAEIYSKLLRQFVAN
- a CDS encoding type III pantothenate kinase, producing MNQHETQDQRLAVDIGNSGARVVRLPLDPQAPLATPLRINWLRFVKSNGQETYAPDDERWTSQLEPLIDSRQNTQWWISSVNRPATAVLQRFLQSVPCQTMQVVDYRSIPLRVDVDLPHQVGIDRLLAALAASRVVQQRPAIVIQAGSAVTVDLVIRVDDQHAEPNRHDAFQGGAILPGVPMILRLLGSAADLLPEVEASELMVLPPLPGRNTQAAMLAGASSSLVGGVRHLVDRYRMQYGPQVPIVLSGGDGPVLAPHLDGPIVEVPQLVLQGLRTLADSPLGKQQK
- a CDS encoding aquaporin, with protein sequence MNAPQPTLRDCVIAEILGTFVLIFFGCGAVHAAVLFGAQAGLWQVAIVWGVAIMLAAYAFGGISGAHINPAITVAMYCWNRFPGERVLPYIGAQLLGAFLAAAALYAIFSPKLAAVESIKQVVRGQPGSEITACCYGEFFPAPGGLAAGTTPYRADEHAELRKTVTHSGAFFAELLGTSILAVMVLAMTDLRNQGGPGAKTAPIFIGLTVSLLISVIAPVTQACFNPARDFAPRLFSSLAGWGQIALPLGSDWSWLTVYIVAPTLGAVLGGGFYTRVIKPMYGVGDL
- a CDS encoding DMT family protein, producing MMPILLLSISNIFMTLAWYGHLKYKAAPLVLVILASWGIALVEYCFAVPANRWGHATYSAAELKTIQEIITLLVFAGFSVWVLKEPLGWRHAAGFGLIALGAWFIFQGKAAPAM